Proteins from a genomic interval of Yoonia sp. GPGPB17:
- a CDS encoding superoxide dismutase — MAFSLPDLPYAHDALASKGMSAETLEFHHDLHHNAYVTNGNAAIAGTEWENKSLEEIIVGTYDKSAVAQNGIFNNISQLWNHNQFWEMMGPDGNAMPGELEKALIESFGSVDDFKSQFSAAGAYQFGSGWCWLVKNADGSLAVTKTENGVNPLCFGQTALLGCDVWEHSYYIDFRNKRPVYLTNFLDNLVNWENVASRM; from the coding sequence ATGGCTTTTTCGCTTCCCGATCTTCCTTATGCCCACGACGCGCTTGCGTCCAAAGGCATGTCTGCTGAAACCCTCGAGTTTCACCATGATCTGCACCACAACGCCTATGTCACGAACGGCAACGCGGCGATTGCGGGGACCGAGTGGGAAAACAAGTCCCTTGAAGAGATCATCGTTGGCACATACGACAAGTCCGCTGTTGCGCAGAACGGTATCTTCAACAACATCAGCCAACTTTGGAACCACAACCAGTTCTGGGAAATGATGGGGCCTGACGGCAATGCGATGCCGGGCGAATTGGAGAAGGCGCTGATTGAGAGCTTTGGCTCGGTTGACGACTTCAAATCGCAGTTCAGCGCGGCGGGTGCTTACCAGTTTGGGTCCGGCTGGTGCTGGTTGGTCAAAAATGCGGATGGGTCCTTGGCTGTGACCAAGACCGAAAACGGCGTGAACCCGCTGTGCTTTGGTCAGACTGCGCTCTTGGGCTGTGATGTGTGGGAACACTCCTACTACATCGATTTCCGCAACAAGCGTCCGGTCTATCTGACCAACTTCCTTGATAACCTTGTGAACTGGGAAAACGTCGCCTCGCGCATGTGA
- a CDS encoding sarcosine oxidase subunit gamma: MSNAVSALHGKVAPGEVTIREAGLRGMIILRGDLGDKKLRKVCTDLTGVKFPEGGQANAEGDKGLCWMSPDELLVLVPYAKTGQAAAQIDAALSGTHYLAENVSDARAVIYVEGAFAREVIAKLAPVDLHPDTFKAGDFRRTRLGQVAAAFWMRDEDTFMVICFRSVGQYTFDLLAASAKAGSVGHLG; the protein is encoded by the coding sequence ATGTCTAATGCTGTCAGCGCATTGCACGGCAAAGTGGCCCCCGGTGAAGTCACCATCCGCGAGGCGGGCCTGCGCGGGATGATCATCCTGCGCGGTGATCTGGGCGACAAAAAACTGCGCAAGGTTTGCACTGATCTGACCGGGGTGAAGTTTCCGGAGGGCGGGCAAGCCAATGCCGAAGGTGACAAGGGCCTCTGCTGGATGTCGCCTGATGAACTGTTGGTGCTTGTGCCCTATGCGAAAACTGGCCAAGCGGCGGCACAGATTGATGCGGCATTGAGCGGGACCCATTATTTGGCCGAAAATGTCTCAGACGCGCGTGCGGTCATCTACGTTGAGGGCGCGTTCGCCCGTGAAGTGATCGCCAAGCTTGCGCCGGTTGATCTGCACCCTGACACGTTCAAGGCTGGCGATTTCCGGCGGACGCGCCTTGGGCAGGTCGCAGCGGCTTTCTGGATGCGGGATGAGGATACGTTTATGGTGATCTGCTTTCGCTCGGTGGGGCAGTACACGTTTGATCTGTTGGCGGCATCAGCGAAAGCAGGGTCGGTCGGGCATCTGGGGTGA
- a CDS encoding peptidoglycan-binding protein: protein MTDDAKPGAKPVVLGGIAAAVIGLAIFALMPQPDIAEAPASEVETPAPAAAEDVVAAPEAPEVVVDAPEPQQSPQVPAFDTFRVEPDGSMVIAGRAAPGQTVDVMLSGAAIDRVEADGSGSFVSFTVVDPSDQPRRLSLLADPEGEAVASTTSYIVAPIAAPVVVAVAPATEPGIQDEAAASETPDAPVAPVVDTPAIVAPAPPTVLQADASGVRVVQGTPTLDDPEVDPNVALDAITYDPEGEVQLSGRATGDGAVQVYINNEPVTGSPVTEGGDWRIDLPDIDTGVYTLRIDEVDEAGDVVSRLETPFKREEPEEVAAVLAEETSVDGFEVAVRTVQPGATLWAIAEESLGNGIFYVEVFEANSDLIRDPDLIYPGQIFRMPEITQ, encoded by the coding sequence GTGACAGATGACGCAAAACCGGGCGCGAAGCCCGTCGTGCTGGGCGGTATTGCTGCGGCAGTCATTGGTCTGGCTATATTCGCGCTGATGCCCCAGCCTGATATTGCCGAGGCTCCGGCAAGTGAGGTTGAAACCCCCGCTCCCGCCGCCGCTGAGGATGTGGTTGCGGCGCCCGAGGCACCGGAGGTTGTCGTCGATGCACCCGAACCACAGCAATCACCTCAGGTGCCTGCCTTTGATACGTTCCGGGTCGAACCTGATGGCAGCATGGTGATCGCCGGGCGTGCCGCACCCGGACAAACTGTGGATGTGATGCTGTCCGGTGCCGCGATTGACCGGGTCGAGGCAGATGGTTCCGGCAGCTTTGTATCATTCACAGTCGTGGACCCGTCCGACCAGCCCCGCCGTCTGTCACTTTTGGCCGACCCTGAGGGCGAGGCGGTCGCCTCGACAACCAGCTACATCGTCGCGCCCATTGCGGCACCTGTTGTCGTGGCCGTTGCGCCCGCGACCGAACCGGGCATTCAGGACGAAGCTGCCGCCTCTGAGACACCAGACGCGCCGGTGGCCCCTGTCGTTGATACCCCGGCTATCGTGGCACCGGCACCGCCAACTGTCTTGCAGGCTGATGCGAGCGGGGTGCGTGTCGTACAGGGGACACCAACGTTGGATGATCCGGAAGTGGACCCAAATGTCGCACTTGATGCCATTACCTATGATCCTGAGGGAGAGGTTCAACTTTCGGGGCGTGCTACGGGTGATGGTGCAGTGCAGGTCTATATCAACAATGAACCAGTGACCGGATCACCCGTAACGGAAGGTGGCGATTGGCGCATTGATCTGCCAGATATCGACACCGGTGTGTATACACTGCGCATTGATGAGGTTGATGAGGCTGGCGATGTGGTATCGCGTCTCGAAACGCCGTTTAAACGTGAAGAACCCGAGGAGGTCGCCGCGGTGCTGGCCGAAGAAACATCGGTCGATGGGTTTGAGGTCGCCGTGCGCACGGTGCAGCCTGGTGCGACGCTCTGGGCGATTGCAGAAGAGAGCCTTGGTAACGGTATCTTTTACGTCGAGGTTTTTGAGGCCAACAGTGATCTGATCCGCGACCCTGATCTGATTTACCCCGGTCAGATCTTTCGCATGCCCGAAATCACGCAATAG
- a CDS encoding threonine ammonia-lyase — protein MMIGLTLDEIIAAKAEVQANLIETPVLPLTSARWDGVLPDCAGVTVKLELFQQTGSFKARGALLGIQRLNAAQRAAGVVAASGGNHALGVSWAAKAAGVDALITMPRATDPARIAGCEALGATVTLHDDMAAAFAAMNDAADAGRALMHPFEAAHMILGAATCGHEYAMQAPQIDTYVIPIGGGGMISGMACAIKQVNPDAQVIGVEPFGADSMSQSFAAGEPVRIEKVATIADSLGAPLAMPLTYGVARANVERIVQIADREMLAAMDIYQQNLRITAEPACAASLAAVLGPLKDDLAGRQVGIIACGSNISLTRYAELMEGL, from the coding sequence ATGATGATCGGACTGACGCTAGATGAGATCATTGCCGCCAAGGCAGAGGTACAGGCAAACCTGATCGAAACGCCGGTTCTGCCGCTCACATCGGCGCGTTGGGATGGTGTTCTGCCGGATTGCGCAGGTGTTACCGTGAAGCTGGAGTTGTTCCAGCAAACCGGGTCGTTCAAAGCGCGTGGGGCATTGCTGGGCATTCAACGCCTGAACGCGGCACAACGCGCCGCAGGTGTTGTCGCGGCAAGTGGCGGCAATCATGCCTTGGGTGTTTCGTGGGCAGCGAAGGCCGCTGGCGTGGACGCGCTGATTACGATGCCGCGGGCCACCGATCCGGCGCGGATTGCGGGGTGTGAGGCATTGGGGGCCACTGTCACGCTTCACGATGACATGGCGGCCGCCTTTGCTGCGATGAATGACGCCGCTGACGCGGGCCGCGCGCTGATGCATCCGTTTGAGGCAGCGCATATGATCCTTGGCGCGGCCACCTGCGGCCACGAATATGCGATGCAGGCTCCGCAGATCGACACTTATGTTATCCCGATCGGCGGGGGTGGGATGATCAGCGGGATGGCCTGTGCCATCAAGCAAGTGAATCCCGATGCGCAGGTGATCGGTGTCGAACCTTTTGGGGCAGACAGCATGTCACAAAGCTTTGCCGCTGGTGAACCGGTGCGGATCGAGAAGGTCGCGACCATCGCAGACAGCCTCGGCGCGCCGCTGGCGATGCCGCTGACCTATGGTGTCGCGCGGGCCAATGTGGAGCGGATTGTCCAGATCGCCGACCGCGAGATGCTTGCAGCGATGGATATCTATCAGCAAAACCTGCGCATTACGGCGGAGCCTGCCTGTGCGGCCTCGCTTGCGGCGGTTCTGGGCCCGCTGAAGGATGATCTGGCCGGGCGTCAGGTGGGCATCATCGCCTGCGGGTCCAATATCTCACTGACGCGCTATGCTGAGCTGATGGAGGGGCTATAG
- a CDS encoding RrF2 family transcriptional regulator — protein sequence MQLSETVEWGLHACLALAMMPQGARIPSRALAEYHGVKPSYFSKAMQKLVAAGVVEAIEGRSGGLAMAKPAEEVSLLQIVMALEENSTFFRCTEIRQKGPCSAAPKHYRAPCNIARIMYKADAAWRRVLAETSLADLRESATAEPIPGVNEATLAWLTETGAVRGL from the coding sequence ATGCAGCTTTCAGAAACTGTCGAGTGGGGACTTCACGCCTGTCTCGCACTTGCAATGATGCCACAGGGAGCACGCATCCCTTCACGCGCATTGGCAGAATACCACGGGGTCAAACCCAGCTATTTTTCAAAAGCGATGCAGAAGCTTGTCGCAGCAGGTGTCGTTGAAGCCATTGAGGGGCGTTCCGGGGGGCTGGCGATGGCAAAACCAGCGGAAGAGGTATCACTGCTGCAGATTGTGATGGCACTGGAGGAGAACAGTACGTTCTTTCGCTGCACCGAAATCCGCCAGAAAGGTCCATGTTCGGCCGCGCCGAAGCACTACCGCGCGCCCTGCAATATCGCACGGATCATGTATAAGGCAGACGCGGCGTGGCGGCGGGTGCTGGCAGAGACGAGTCTTGCCGATCTGAGAGAGTCGGCCACTGCCGAACCGATCCCCGGTGTGAATGAGGCGACATTGGCCTGGCTCACTGAAACCGGCGCTGTGCGGGGGCTTTAA
- a CDS encoding LOG family protein, which translates to MSGYQKSICVYCGSRDGAAPEYAQAASETGQMLAANGWRLVYGAGDVGLMGRVANAVQEAGGATFGVIPTHLLDWEVGKRDLDHFVITETMHERKKVMFMNADAVVVLPGGAGSLDEFFEALTWRQLKLHNKPLILLNIDGFWDPLCDLLQHVVDNGFAGDDILAFVQVAEDVEELEALLKAAL; encoded by the coding sequence ATGTCCGGATATCAAAAGTCGATTTGCGTCTACTGTGGCTCTCGGGACGGGGCTGCGCCGGAGTATGCGCAGGCCGCCAGCGAAACCGGGCAGATGCTGGCCGCAAACGGATGGCGGCTGGTTTATGGGGCGGGCGATGTGGGTCTGATGGGCCGCGTGGCCAATGCGGTACAAGAGGCAGGCGGCGCAACCTTTGGCGTGATCCCAACCCATCTGTTGGATTGGGAAGTGGGCAAACGCGACCTCGATCACTTTGTGATCACCGAAACGATGCATGAGCGCAAAAAGGTCATGTTCATGAACGCCGATGCGGTCGTTGTGTTGCCCGGCGGTGCCGGGTCTTTGGACGAGTTTTTTGAGGCGCTGACATGGCGACAGCTCAAGCTGCACAACAAACCGCTGATTCTACTGAATATTGATGGGTTTTGGGATCCGCTGTGCGACCTTCTGCAACATGTCGTCGATAACGGCTTTGCAGGCGATGACATTCTGGCTTTTGTGCAAGTGGCCGAAGATGTGGAAGAGCTTGAAGCGCTGCTGAAAGCCGCGCTATAG
- a CDS encoding GyrI-like domain-containing protein: MKQQRNEDGFVVVGLSAKVRNDDPAAIGALWGAFRADAVRSKLGPDASEDVYCVYHDYDGGFMDPYRMTIGHRMPKSASVPIGLHCAEVPPQKIAIYEATGPQPDTLIAQWQAIWDGDLNRSYIADYDIYDKNNPDLVTVAVGIEAA; the protein is encoded by the coding sequence ATGAAGCAACAACGTAACGAGGACGGTTTTGTTGTCGTTGGTCTATCGGCAAAGGTGCGGAACGATGACCCAGCGGCAATAGGTGCCCTATGGGGGGCCTTTCGCGCAGATGCCGTGCGATCAAAGCTCGGGCCGGATGCCTCCGAAGACGTCTATTGCGTTTATCACGATTATGATGGCGGTTTCATGGATCCTTACCGCATGACGATCGGACATCGCATGCCAAAGTCGGCGTCCGTTCCGATTGGCTTGCACTGCGCAGAGGTTCCGCCTCAAAAAATAGCGATCTACGAAGCAACCGGTCCGCAGCCGGATACGTTGATCGCCCAGTGGCAAGCGATTTGGGATGGTGATCTCAACCGATCATATATCGCTGACTACGATATCTACGATAAAAATAACCCAGATTTGGTAACAGTCGCAGTCGGTATAGAGGCGGCCTAG